Within the Canis aureus isolate CA01 chromosome 18, VMU_Caureus_v.1.0, whole genome shotgun sequence genome, the region AAGAAGGACAATGTACATTACAAGGTAGACTCAATATGCTTAATCATCATTCTGATACCTCTTTTCTTTATCTAGGTAAagtatgttaatttttataataatcttaTAAATTTATAACTTGGTTATAATTAAgcttattattcattttaacaaACTGATTAATCCAAGGTATGATATTGGACTCTGAAGAATGTTATTATTGGACAAATGtaaaactatttattaaaaagaaaaggttatcagtgctttgttttattataatattatgtgGTATTATGATTGGCCAATATCTCTCCATTGTTAACTGGTATTGCATAACACAGATGATACAATTGTGCATATTATAGCAAATATTTACCTATAGTCATCATTTGAAATTTCtgtaacaaaagaaatataatattcaaTGAAAAAAGCATGCTCacagtttttcattttctaaatcttATGTACTTGTCTGTAAAACTTTTGATACAAAGATAGGTAAATATTGGGTGCTGAATTCTATCAGTTGAATACATAGATTTCTGCATAAAGTAGATAGGAAAAAAGTTAATTAGGCAATTTGCTCTCCAGACTTGCTCTTCCCCAACATCTTCATGAATGCTCTGGATACTTCCTTGTTGCGGAGGCTATAGATGAGGGGATTCAGCATGGGAGTGAGGATCGTGTAGAAGGCTGACACCATCTTGTCCTGGGTGGGGGAACGATCAGAAACAGGCCGCATGTATATGAACATAGCTGCTCCATAATACATTCCCACCACCATGAGGTGGGAGGAACATGTGGCAAAAGCTTTTTGTCGTCCCTCTCCAGACCCCATGTGAATGACAGCCACAATAACATGAACATAGGAAACAATGATTACTGCTACAGGAAAGAGAAGCATAATTATACAACAAATAAACATTAACCTTTCAAAGAGCAATGTAGTAGTACATGAGAGAGTGAGAAGAGCAGGGACATCACAGAAAAAGTGGGGTATTTCCCGGGCTCCACAATATGGGAAAGAAAGTGCAACTGCAATGACAATTATACCATCAAGAAAGCCAATGGTCCAGGAAGAAACAACCATAACACAATAGATTTTCTGATTCATGAGAACTGAGTATCGTAATGGGTGACAAATGGCAACGTAACGGTCATAGGCCATTGTAGCCAACAGGAAACATTCTGCTCCAAGCAGGGACACATAGAAGAAAATCTGGGCTCCACAGCCAGCCAAAGAAATGGACTTGCTGCCAGACATATAGTTGAAGGCCATCTTGGGTACAGTGGTGCAGACAAGCATGAGGTCCATCAGAGAGAGCTGGCTGAGGAGGAAGTACATGGGTGTATGGAGCTGAGTGTCCAAGTAGATGAAGAGAATCATAGCAGTGTTTCCCATGAAGGCCACTGTGAAGATGCCCAAGACtagggagaagaggaagatgtGGGTGGGGCTGTAATTGAAGATTCCCAGCAGGATGAAGCCTGAGTTGAAGGTCTGATTCCCCCATGCCATGATAAATATACTCACTGTAGAGAA harbors:
- the LOC144288394 gene encoding olfactory receptor 2M3-like → MAWGNQTFNSGFILLGIFNYSPTHIFLFSLVLGIFTVAFMGNTAMILFIYLDTQLHTPMYFLLSQLSLMDLMLVCTTVPKMAFNYMSGSKSISLAGCGAQIFFYVSLLGAECFLLATMAYDRYVAICHPLRYSVLMNQKIYCVMVVSSWTIGFLDGIIVIAVALSFPYCGAREIPHFFCDVPALLTLSCTTTLLFERLMFICCIIMLLFPVAVIIVSYVHVIVAVIHMGSGEGRQKAFATCSSHLMVVGMYYGAAMFIYMRPVSDRSPTQDKMVSAFYTILTPMLNPLIYSLRNKEVSRAFMKMLGKSKSGEQIA